From a single Nicotiana tomentosiformis chromosome 2, ASM39032v3, whole genome shotgun sequence genomic region:
- the LOC138904875 gene encoding uncharacterized protein — MEKVKIIKELLQTTQSRHKSYSDVCRRDLEFKEDDWVFLKVSPMKGIMRFGKKGKLSPRYVVPYRFIQRIGQVAYILELPPKISLVHPVFHVSILKKVVGDLSLIVPVKTIVVNEELTYEEIPIDILDRQVRKFRNKDISLVKVLWRNQQVKEATWETEEEMKEKYPHLIE, encoded by the coding sequence atggagaaggttaaaatcattaaggagctgTTGCAAACTACTCAGAGCCGTcataaatcctattcggatgtttgtcgtagggatttggagttcaaagaagatgattgggtattcctaaaggtttcccctatgaagggtataatgcggtttggtaagaaagggaaattgagtccgaggtatgtcgtaCCATATAGAttcattcagaggattggccaGGTAGCTTACATTCTAGAATTACCTCCAAAAAtatctttagtgcacccggtgtttcatgtatccatattgaagaaggtggttggagatctgtcgcttattgttccggttAAGACTATAGTggttaatgaagaactgacttatgaagaaattccaattgacattcttgataggcaagtccgaaagtttaGAAATAAAGATATTTCCTtagtgaaagtgctatggcgaaaccaacaggttaaagaggccacctgggagaccgaggaagaaatgaaggagaagtaccctcatttgattgaatag